One genomic window of Acidovorax radicis includes the following:
- the cgtA gene encoding Obg family GTPase CgtA translates to MKFVDEAFIDIAAGDGGNGCVSFRHEKYKEFGGPNGGDGGRGGHVFAVADPNLNTLVDFRYSRRHEAKRGEHGMGSDMFGAAGSDITLKMPVGTIITDAETGEVLYELLNPGEVITIAKGGDGGFGNMRFKSAINRAPRQKTPGWPGEKKNLKLELKVLADVGLLGMPNAGKSTFITAVSNARPKIADYPFTTLHPNLGVVRVAPEQSFVVADIPGLIEGASEGAGLGHQFLRHLQRTRLLLHIVDLAPFDDAVDPVVQAKAIVNELKKYDEKLYNKPRWLVLNKLDMVPTEEREARVKDFVKRFKWKGPVFQISALTREGCEPLIHAIFRHVQSEQRIENEPVEVDPRFAGDTAA, encoded by the coding sequence ATGAAGTTCGTCGATGAAGCCTTTATTGACATTGCCGCCGGTGATGGTGGCAATGGCTGTGTGTCGTTCCGGCACGAAAAATACAAGGAGTTCGGCGGGCCCAATGGTGGTGACGGCGGGCGCGGTGGCCATGTGTTTGCGGTGGCCGATCCCAACCTGAACACGTTGGTGGATTTTCGCTATTCGCGTCGGCACGAAGCCAAGCGCGGCGAGCACGGCATGGGCTCGGACATGTTTGGCGCCGCTGGCTCCGATATCACGCTCAAGATGCCTGTGGGCACCATCATCACCGACGCGGAAACCGGTGAGGTTCTGTATGAACTGCTCAATCCAGGCGAAGTCATCACCATCGCCAAGGGCGGAGATGGCGGGTTTGGCAATATGCGCTTCAAGAGCGCCATCAACCGTGCGCCTCGCCAGAAGACGCCTGGCTGGCCCGGTGAAAAGAAGAACCTGAAGCTCGAGCTGAAGGTTCTGGCCGATGTGGGGTTGTTGGGCATGCCCAATGCGGGGAAATCCACCTTCATCACGGCGGTTTCCAACGCGCGCCCCAAAATTGCCGATTACCCATTCACCACGCTGCACCCCAATCTGGGTGTGGTGCGCGTCGCACCCGAGCAAAGTTTTGTGGTGGCAGATATCCCTGGTTTGATCGAAGGGGCCTCCGAAGGTGCAGGGTTGGGACACCAGTTCTTGCGCCATCTTCAGCGCACGCGACTGCTGCTGCACATAGTGGATCTGGCGCCCTTTGACGATGCCGTGGATCCAGTCGTGCAGGCCAAGGCGATCGTGAATGAACTCAAAAAGTACGACGAAAAGCTGTACAACAAGCCCCGCTGGCTGGTGCTGAACAAGCTGGACATGGTGCCCACTGAAGAGCGTGAAGCACGCGTCAAGGATTTTGTGAAGCGCTTCAAATGGAAGGGGCCGGTGTTCCAGATTTCTGCGCTCACCCGCGAGGGATGCGAGCCGTTGATCCATGCGATCTTCCGGCATGTGCAGTCCGAGCAACGTATCGAAAACGAGCCGGTGGAAGTGGACCCTCGCTTTGCGGGCGACACGGCAGCGTGA
- the rpmA gene encoding 50S ribosomal protein L27 — protein sequence MAQKKGGGSTRNGRDSKPKMLGVKAFGGELISAGSIIVRQRGTRFHPGNNVGVGKDHTLFALVDGHVSFGVKGALSKSTVNVTPA from the coding sequence ATGGCACAGAAAAAAGGCGGCGGCTCTACGCGAAATGGGCGCGACTCCAAGCCAAAGATGCTGGGTGTCAAAGCGTTCGGTGGTGAACTGATCAGCGCTGGCTCGATCATCGTGCGTCAACGCGGCACACGTTTCCATCCCGGCAACAATGTTGGCGTGGGCAAGGACCACACGTTGTTTGCCCTGGTGGACGGCCACGTGTCGTTTGGCGTCAAGGGTGCATTGTCCAAGTCCACGGTCAATGTGACTCCTGCCTGA
- the rplU gene encoding 50S ribosomal protein L21, with translation MYAVIKTGGKQYRVASGEKIKVEQIAADVGQEIVIDQVLAVGNGAELKVGTPLVSGATVKATVVAHGKHDKVHIFKMRRRKHYQKRQGHRQQFTELQIGDIAG, from the coding sequence ATGTACGCGGTCATAAAAACCGGCGGCAAGCAGTATCGCGTTGCTTCCGGCGAAAAAATTAAAGTAGAACAGATTGCTGCGGACGTAGGCCAGGAAATTGTGATCGACCAGGTTCTGGCTGTCGGAAACGGCGCTGAACTGAAGGTCGGTACGCCCCTGGTGTCCGGCGCAACCGTGAAAGCCACCGTTGTGGCTCACGGCAAGCACGACAAAGTGCACATCTTCAAGATGCGCCGTCGCAAGCACTATCAAAAACGCCAAGGTCACCGTCAGCAGTTCACCGAACTGCAAATCGGCGACATCGCTGGTTAA